One genomic region from Leishmania braziliensis MHOM/BR/75/M2904 complete genome, chromosome 35 encodes:
- a CDS encoding putative reiske iron-sulfur protein precursor has protein sequence MFCRSFISAFQATRAARVSLVFKQLEGNMPLTKKDKPVNSWSDEFMKPPKSTEMTKKYGRYAKYSDPALCDVDTSEEVVLNTYPEGTPQGRIEATAGVALKDYDASMWDEEFFRKHILKPKLADDMEDRARVTDYALNSAMLGFVILMARYAVLPLWYVGQPAMSMVGQMNIEAEVGELDERQCTTVVWRGKPVFVYRRSARQMKELMETPLSVLKDPETDEARFPDRRDKAVVIAICTHLGCVPIPNEGLFNGFFCPCHGSHYDPSGRIRQGPAPLNLEVPPYRWIDDNTIYMGKL, from the coding sequence ATGTTCTGCCGCTCCTTCATCTCGGCCTTCCAGGCCACCCGCGCTGCACGCGTCTCGCTCGTCTTCAAGCAGCTAGAGGGTAACATGCCCCTGACCAAGAAAGACAAGCCGGTCAACTCATGGTCAGACGAGTTTATGAAGCCGCCGAAGTCGACGGAGATGACGAAGAAGTACGGCCGCTACGCCAAGTACTCCGACCCGGCTCTCTGCGACGTGGACACGTCCGAGGAGGTCGTGCTGAACACGTACCCGGAGGGGACTCCGCAGGGTCGCATCGAGGCCACCGCCGGCGTGGCTCTAAAGGACTACGATGCAAGTATGTGGGACGAAGAGTTCTTCCGCAAGCACATCCTCAAGCCGAAGCTCGCCGACGACATGGAGGACCGCGCCCGTGTCACGGACTACGCGCTTAACTCCGCAATGCTCGGTTTCGTAATTCTCATGGCCCGCTACGCCGTGCTGCCACTGTGGTACGTTGGCCAGCCTGCCATGTCCATGGTCGGCCAGATGAACATCGAGGCCGAGGTCGGCGAGCTCGACGAGCGCCAGTGCACGACGGTCGTGTGGCGTGGCAAGCCTGTCTTCGTGTACCGTCGCTCGGCTCGGCAGATGAAGGAGTTGATGGAGACGCCGTTGTCGGTTCTCAAGGACCCTGAAACCGACGAAGCCCGCTTCCCGGACCGCCGCGACAAGGCCGTCGTCATTGCCATCTGCACCCACCTTGGCTGCGTGCCGATCCCCAACGAGGGTCTCTTCAATGGCTTCTTCTGCCCGTGCCACGGCAGCCACTACGACCCCTCCGGCCGTATCCGCCAGGGCCCTGCGCCGCTGAACCTCGAGGTGCCGCCGTACCGCTGGATCGACGACAACACCATCTACATGGGTAAGCTTTAA
- a CDS encoding putative metacaspase produces the protein MADLLDILGIGAMMSLVPMLANGLLSVKRPPRVDINAGRRLIHTVRPIIPYRAPVPYTGGRVRALFIGINYTGTGNELQGCVNDVRLMLGTLQQISFPISECCILVDDPSFPGFTGMPTRENIIKHMLWLTSNLRPGDVLFFHFSGHGGQTRATQDSQEKYDQCLIPLDHRKNGSILDDDLFLMLVAPLPPGVRMTCVFDCCHSASMLDLPFSYVAPRMGNGGVREHMQQVRRGNYSNGDVVMFSGCTDSGTSADVHNGGHANGAATLAFTWSLLNTHGFSYLNILLKTREELRKKGRVQVPQLTSSKPIDLYKPFSLFGMVTVNASMMHFVPQQFQQRPQNLPPQAMPPPAGYPAYAPPPPQGYYPPPQDQRWSHGYPAEGVPVQGIPLQRTTLGVPQNPPSQYSPAPPAGQYAPRQPQQVPPAQYTFSSVPPR, from the coding sequence ATGGCAGACCTTCTTGACATATTGGGGATAGGGGCCATGATGAGTCTGGTCCCAATGCTTGCAAACGGTCTTCTCTCGGTCAAGCGACCGCCCAGGGTCGACATCAATGCTGGAAGGCGGCTGATTCACACAGTGCGGCCCATCATTCCCTACCGCGCCCCGGTGCCGTACACCGGCGGCCGTGTTCGAGCGCTCTTCATTGGAATCAACTATACGGGCACGGGCAACGAGCTACAGGGCTGCGTCAACGATGTTCGTCTGATGTTGGGCACGCTGCAGCAGATCTCCTTCCCGATTAGTGAATGTTGCATCCTCGTCGACGACCCGTCATTCCCCGGCTTCACCGGCATGCCTACCCGCGAGAACATCATCAAGCACATGCTATGGCTGACTAGCAACCTGCGCCCTGGTGACgtgcttttttttcactTCTCCGGCCACGGCGGCCAAACCAGGGCAACGCAGGACTCGCAAGAGAAGTACGACCAGTGTCTCATACCACTCGATCACAGGAAGAACGGCAGCATCCTCGACGACGATCTCTTCCTCATGCTCGTcgccccgctgccgcctggGGTGCGCATGACGTGCGTCTTTGACTGTTGTCACTCAGCCAGCATGCTGGATCTACCCTTCAGCTACGTGGCGCCGAGGATGGGCAATGGTGGCGTACGCGAGCACATGCAGCAGGTACGCCGCGGCAACTACTCAAACGGCGACGTTGTCATGTTCAGCGGGTGCACGGATagcggcaccagcgcagaTGTTCATAACGGCGGCCACGCGAACGGTGCTGCAACTCTTGCCTTCACGTGGTCGCTCCTAAACACGCATGGGTTCTCCTACCTCAACATACTTCTCAAGACGCGAGAGGAGCTGCGAAAAAAAGGTCGGGTGCAGGTGCCCCAGCTCACCAGCTCGAAGCCGATCGACCTGTACAagcccttctccctcttcggcATGGTTACGGTGAACGCGTCCATGATGCATTTCGTGCCGCAGCAGTTCCAGCAACGTCCGCAGAATCTCCCGCCACAGGCGATGCCGCCCCCAGCGGGCTACCCGGCCtatgcaccgccgccgccgcaaggCTACTACCCCCCACCGCAGGATCAGCGCTGGAGCCATGGCTATCCTGCAGAGGGTGTCCCGGTGCAAGGGATACCGTTGCAGCGGACAACTCTTGGTGTGCCGCAGAATCCGCCGTCGCAGTActcacctgctcctccgGCAGGGCAGTACGCACCTCgccagccgcagcaggtTCCACCGGCCCAGTACACGTTCAGCTCAGTTCCCCCTCGCTAA